In the genome of Pelagicoccus sp. SDUM812003, one region contains:
- a CDS encoding substrate-binding domain-containing protein — translation MNATGIPNTPVASNAIYAPSIEVCDERLTANCFAADDRVSISHRSPNVHQQHRILVATQLTHSGFLKGIARYARESGWQLITDMLHTGVLPRRWDGDGVLAFAPYQSDITSYVTGTDIPCVTVSMTDECKSVPRIEPDNIAIGRLAARHLIRRNCREFIWAPFINDSQNRDRFIGFQREIEKLGCRIQQLPPAHKRSGHHWQDDWQDWRSKVGSLFSTLSNRVGLFAFNDCLSAELATIAREVGLEVPEQLAILGVGNEHVECESSPVALSSVDPNVEEMAYQAASLLSDILNGQPSAIESIKIAPKQIVARDSTALSAEENPRIQQAMVFIAESYSDPSLSVTSVADALGISRRQLERDFRTEKGYTIREYIEDTRMSEASRLLIDQPDKNVGEIARLVGIYSSGNFFRIFRKRFGHTPASYREKTTRENTR, via the coding sequence ATGAACGCAACCGGTATTCCAAATACTCCAGTTGCCAGCAACGCCATCTACGCCCCTTCGATCGAAGTGTGCGATGAACGCCTCACTGCCAACTGTTTCGCCGCGGACGACCGCGTCTCGATTTCCCACCGCTCCCCCAATGTTCACCAGCAACACCGAATCCTAGTCGCCACTCAGCTCACTCACAGCGGATTCCTCAAAGGGATCGCTCGGTACGCCCGCGAAAGCGGATGGCAACTGATCACCGACATGCTCCACACCGGGGTGCTCCCACGTAGATGGGACGGAGATGGCGTTCTAGCTTTCGCTCCCTACCAGTCGGACATCACCTCCTATGTCACAGGTACGGATATTCCCTGCGTGACAGTTAGCATGACGGACGAATGCAAATCCGTACCGCGAATCGAACCCGACAACATCGCGATCGGAAGGCTGGCTGCTCGGCACCTCATAAGGCGCAACTGCCGCGAATTCATCTGGGCCCCCTTCATCAACGATTCGCAAAACCGGGATCGCTTCATAGGATTCCAGCGGGAAATCGAAAAGCTCGGCTGCCGCATCCAGCAACTGCCGCCGGCCCACAAGAGATCCGGTCACCACTGGCAAGATGACTGGCAGGATTGGCGATCCAAAGTCGGAAGTCTATTTTCAACCCTATCCAACCGGGTAGGCCTTTTCGCTTTCAACGATTGCCTGTCCGCGGAACTCGCCACCATCGCTCGCGAAGTAGGCCTAGAGGTCCCGGAACAACTCGCCATTCTCGGCGTAGGCAACGAACACGTCGAATGCGAGTCCTCACCCGTAGCCCTCTCCAGCGTCGACCCAAACGTCGAGGAGATGGCCTATCAGGCGGCGTCCCTGCTGTCAGACATCTTGAATGGCCAGCCCAGCGCGATCGAGAGTATCAAGATCGCACCCAAGCAGATAGTCGCTCGCGATAGCACCGCCCTATCGGCGGAAGAGAATCCGCGCATTCAGCAAGCGATGGTCTTCATCGCGGAAAGCTACTCGGATCCTAGCCTAAGCGTCACTTCAGTCGCAGATGCGCTCGGAATTTCCCGTAGACAGCTAGAACGCGATTTTCGTACGGAAAAAGGGTATACGATTCGCGAATACATCGAAGACACTCGCATGAGCGAAGCCTCGCGACTACTGATCGATCAACCCGATAAGAACGTGGGCGAGATAGCCCGCTTGGTTGGAATCTACTCTTCTGGAAATTTCTTCCGTATCTTCCGAAAACGGTTTGGACACACGCCTGCTTCCTACCGCGAGAAGACCACCAGAGAAAACACTCGCTAG
- a CDS encoding family 43 glycosylhydrolase, with amino-acid sequence MPHLSRIIAKSCLVDRCALPLVGRIALAVSALFVVPSLLAWQSDNGDGTFSNPVLYADYPDPDIIRVGDDFYMVSTTFVDVPGIRILHSQDLVNWEIAGHAAIEVDGGEAYDLEGDTAYRGGYWACSLRHHDGTFYVLVNPTFGNARLYYADDVSGDWQYHQLDRPAYDPGLFFDDDGTGYIVSGHSRMTLMELSSDYSSVVSQTNDVFDAGGEGAHVIKRGDYYYVFNANPTVWPFQLRCSRATDLQGPWETGHVVLTATTGGHQGSVVELADGSWFGFVHQDSGAIGRMPNIGPVFWEDDWPVFGTPDARDQIADTYEKPILGKAIAQPATSDDFTSSELGLQWQWNHNPDASKWSLSERSGYLRLKPSQADRFWTARNTLTQKGQGPESHGIVKLDVSALQSGDRAGIGTLGKVNSNIFVSVDSEGSKTLRSSMDHRGVGAHDGAVPIALESDTVYLRVDLDFVEELGMCSYSYDGESWTRFGGIFTLGFDITHATFQGQKFALFCYNTETDDSPGYVDVDSFTFGETADQVTLQRGWAVLNEAGTTFVADNGQLIRGPFASTEWGNPPPRENLAKLKELGLNAVHLYGEVFDPDYPAEGSQAPGYSAARMDSMVEMTRELGLYLVITIGNGANNGDYNYDYIIDFWDFYAPRYADETHVIFEIQNEPVAWTPPYSQAVLDMEVDAYNTIRSHAPDTPVLLMTYAVLSNWNAALSDLSKIHDDIDWSNAAVGFHGYAGHEETPPALEEILDAGYPMFMTEFTTSEWGYSLDHIDLEMTATLERLQISWLNFLHVPPNFINEAISDPTAYSDIVNRSGLGWVPDYGDWPQQRGVFGNQGLPRETTSEWVNDKLTGTLRVEAEDFDTGGQGIAYNDRDSENSGGQYRLEEGVDIQSVSDGGSAYAVTSTESGEWLEYTIFAKEPGLYTFRLRYASNVSDGAIRADFNGVDATGVVDLSSTGGSGNWSSIEEEVFLDYGQQKVRLSIESGGVRLNWFELTPVSNGPIADGTYRFVNRKSGLAAGVDLGSYELIQEAYEGDAQEWEVTHLGAGNYRVTWVNQSLNWSIGLEQNNDDPVEVVPWSDLTRFRRMLVVPSTDGYYRIRNAASGLETVPLGASVEQDAGLVQYVFDGKPHHYWAIQSGSEAPFPTGLTLDVANDGYEVSWSAVEGADSYSVKRSSTPGGPYAVIAQGVTDTRYKDQDVTIGEIWYYVVSSKSGATESPISAEVVANPPRLFASFPLDEGSGVAVYDDSGSGWQGELMNGATWAEGRGGSVVEFDGTNDHILLSQGIMSELTDLTLSVWTYLDATPTWSRIIDFGSGTGNYMFITPSGAGGVARFAMTIGSGEQLINGPEALPIGEWVHVAVTLQGSTGILYVNGEEVGRNEEMSITPQDLGVTTQNYIGKSQWPDPHLDGKVDDLRIYSNAFDADGVLALFEEEPRPPISEQELASPGIVVYDSVAYVIIEETVPGRGYQLEVCQDISDPIWEAVGGFKIGDGEELTLEMPWTEERVAGFFRVRLRK; translated from the coding sequence ATGCCCCATCTATCCCGAATCATTGCTAAGTCGTGTCTCGTCGATCGCTGTGCGCTTCCGCTCGTTGGGCGGATCGCGCTCGCGGTATCCGCTCTCTTCGTTGTCCCGTCGCTGCTGGCATGGCAATCTGACAACGGGGACGGAACGTTCAGCAATCCGGTATTGTACGCGGATTACCCCGATCCGGATATCATTCGAGTCGGCGACGACTTTTATATGGTTTCCACCACTTTTGTCGATGTGCCCGGAATTCGGATACTGCACTCTCAAGATCTCGTGAACTGGGAAATCGCAGGCCATGCAGCGATCGAGGTCGACGGGGGCGAGGCTTACGACCTAGAGGGCGATACCGCCTACCGAGGCGGCTATTGGGCTTGCAGTCTGCGCCATCATGACGGGACCTTCTATGTGCTGGTGAATCCCACCTTCGGCAATGCTCGCCTCTACTATGCGGACGACGTGAGCGGAGACTGGCAGTATCATCAGCTTGATCGCCCCGCGTACGATCCGGGGCTCTTCTTCGACGACGACGGTACCGGCTACATCGTCAGCGGCCACTCTCGAATGACCTTGATGGAACTGAGCTCCGACTATTCCAGCGTGGTGTCGCAGACCAACGATGTCTTCGACGCAGGCGGCGAGGGCGCTCATGTGATCAAACGCGGCGACTACTACTACGTTTTCAACGCCAATCCGACTGTATGGCCATTTCAACTACGGTGCTCGAGAGCTACGGACCTGCAGGGACCTTGGGAAACGGGGCATGTAGTCCTCACCGCGACCACCGGCGGGCATCAGGGCTCGGTCGTGGAGTTGGCGGATGGTAGCTGGTTCGGCTTTGTGCACCAGGACAGCGGAGCGATCGGCAGAATGCCCAATATCGGACCTGTGTTTTGGGAAGACGATTGGCCAGTGTTCGGAACGCCCGACGCGCGTGACCAGATCGCGGATACCTACGAGAAGCCGATACTCGGCAAGGCGATTGCCCAGCCTGCGACCTCCGATGACTTTACTTCCTCAGAACTCGGTCTGCAATGGCAATGGAATCACAACCCCGACGCCAGCAAGTGGTCCCTGTCGGAACGATCTGGATACCTGCGACTGAAACCTTCGCAGGCGGATCGTTTCTGGACAGCCAGGAATACGCTGACTCAAAAGGGGCAGGGTCCAGAGAGTCACGGCATCGTGAAGCTGGATGTGAGCGCCTTGCAGTCGGGCGATCGGGCGGGCATCGGCACGCTAGGCAAGGTCAACAGCAACATATTCGTCAGTGTCGATAGCGAGGGCAGCAAGACGCTGCGATCCAGCATGGATCACCGTGGTGTGGGCGCCCATGATGGAGCGGTGCCGATCGCGCTGGAGAGTGACACGGTCTATCTCCGCGTCGACTTGGACTTCGTGGAGGAGCTCGGCATGTGTTCCTATAGCTACGATGGGGAGTCGTGGACGCGTTTCGGGGGGATCTTCACCTTGGGCTTCGACATCACTCACGCCACCTTTCAGGGCCAGAAGTTCGCCCTCTTTTGCTATAATACGGAGACCGATGATAGCCCCGGCTACGTGGATGTAGACTCGTTCACCTTTGGCGAAACCGCGGATCAGGTCACGCTGCAGCGCGGCTGGGCGGTTTTGAACGAAGCGGGCACCACCTTCGTGGCGGATAACGGACAACTGATACGCGGACCTTTCGCCTCTACCGAATGGGGTAACCCGCCGCCACGAGAGAATCTCGCCAAACTCAAAGAGCTCGGACTTAACGCGGTGCACCTCTACGGCGAGGTCTTCGATCCGGATTACCCCGCTGAAGGAAGCCAAGCTCCAGGCTATTCGGCTGCCCGCATGGATAGCATGGTGGAAATGACGCGGGAGCTGGGTCTCTACCTGGTCATCACCATCGGAAACGGAGCTAACAACGGAGACTACAACTACGACTACATCATCGATTTTTGGGATTTCTACGCTCCACGCTACGCGGACGAAACCCATGTGATTTTCGAAATCCAGAACGAGCCAGTGGCCTGGACGCCACCGTATTCACAGGCGGTGCTTGATATGGAGGTGGACGCCTACAATACGATTCGTAGCCACGCGCCGGATACGCCGGTTCTGCTCATGACCTATGCGGTCTTGTCGAATTGGAACGCGGCGTTGAGCGACCTTTCGAAGATTCACGATGACATCGATTGGAGCAATGCGGCGGTCGGTTTCCATGGATACGCGGGCCACGAAGAGACGCCGCCTGCCTTGGAGGAGATCTTGGACGCGGGCTATCCTATGTTTATGACGGAGTTCACCACCTCTGAGTGGGGCTACAGTTTGGATCACATCGATCTGGAAATGACCGCCACCCTGGAGCGCTTGCAGATTTCCTGGCTAAACTTTCTCCATGTTCCGCCCAACTTTATCAACGAAGCCATCAGCGACCCCACCGCCTACTCGGACATTGTCAATCGCTCCGGCCTCGGATGGGTGCCCGACTATGGGGATTGGCCGCAACAACGCGGCGTATTCGGAAATCAAGGACTGCCACGAGAGACAACGAGCGAGTGGGTGAATGACAAACTGACTGGAACGCTGCGCGTGGAAGCGGAGGATTTCGACACCGGCGGCCAAGGCATCGCGTACAACGATCGGGACTCCGAGAATAGCGGCGGTCAGTACCGGCTGGAAGAAGGGGTCGATATCCAAAGCGTGAGCGATGGAGGCAGCGCTTATGCGGTGACTTCGACCGAGTCCGGCGAGTGGTTGGAGTATACGATATTTGCCAAGGAGCCTGGCTTGTACACCTTCAGGTTGCGCTATGCCTCGAATGTATCCGACGGAGCGATACGAGCGGATTTCAATGGCGTCGATGCGACGGGAGTGGTCGATCTATCCAGCACCGGCGGCTCTGGCAATTGGAGCTCCATCGAGGAGGAGGTCTTTCTAGACTATGGGCAGCAGAAGGTACGGTTGAGCATTGAGTCTGGGGGAGTACGTTTGAATTGGTTCGAGCTGACTCCGGTTTCGAATGGGCCGATCGCTGATGGAACCTACCGCTTCGTGAATCGAAAAAGCGGGCTTGCCGCCGGTGTCGACCTCGGCTCCTACGAGCTGATTCAGGAGGCCTACGAGGGCGACGCCCAGGAATGGGAGGTGACTCATCTGGGAGCGGGCAACTATCGCGTGACCTGGGTGAACCAGAGCTTGAACTGGAGCATTGGACTCGAGCAAAACAACGATGATCCGGTGGAGGTGGTGCCTTGGAGCGACCTTACTCGCTTCCGGCGAATGCTGGTGGTGCCTTCGACGGACGGCTACTATCGAATCCGTAATGCCGCGAGCGGTTTGGAAACCGTGCCTCTAGGCGCTTCGGTGGAGCAGGACGCTGGCTTGGTGCAATACGTTTTCGACGGCAAGCCGCATCACTATTGGGCGATACAAAGCGGATCCGAAGCGCCTTTCCCGACGGGACTGACGTTAGACGTCGCGAACGACGGATACGAAGTGAGCTGGAGCGCGGTGGAGGGAGCGGATAGCTACTCGGTCAAGCGTTCGAGTACGCCCGGCGGACCCTATGCGGTCATCGCCCAAGGAGTGACGGATACCCGCTACAAGGATCAGGACGTGACGATCGGCGAGATCTGGTACTATGTGGTCAGTTCGAAGAGCGGCGCTACGGAAAGCCCCATCAGCGCTGAGGTAGTGGCCAATCCGCCTCGCTTGTTCGCGAGCTTCCCGCTGGATGAAGGCAGTGGCGTCGCGGTTTATGACGACTCCGGCTCTGGTTGGCAGGGTGAGCTCATGAATGGGGCGACTTGGGCTGAGGGCCGAGGCGGCTCGGTGGTCGAGTTCGACGGGACCAACGACCACATTCTACTCTCGCAAGGGATTATGAGCGAGCTGACGGATCTCACCCTCTCGGTGTGGACGTATCTCGATGCCACCCCGACTTGGTCGCGCATCATCGACTTTGGCTCGGGAACAGGAAACTACATGTTCATCACCCCGAGCGGGGCGGGAGGTGTCGCGCGGTTCGCTATGACGATCGGTTCTGGAGAGCAGTTGATCAACGGGCCCGAGGCGCTGCCAATCGGCGAATGGGTCCATGTGGCGGTGACCTTGCAGGGCTCGACCGGGATACTGTATGTCAATGGCGAGGAAGTGGGGCGCAACGAGGAGATGTCGATCACTCCCCAGGATTTGGGCGTCACCACGCAAAACTACATTGGCAAGTCTCAATGGCCCGATCCTCATCTCGATGGCAAGGTCGACGATCTTCGCATCTACTCGAACGCGTTTGATGCGGACGGGGTTCTGGCGCTGTTCGAGGAAGAGCCGCGTCCTCCTATCAGCGAGCAGGAGCTGGCGTCTCCGGGCATCGTCGTGTATGACTCCGTGGCCTACGTGATCATCGAGGAAACGGTTCCAGGCCGCGGCTACCAGCTGGAGGTTTGCCAAGACATCAGCGATCCGATTTGGGAAGCTGTCGGCGGGTTCAAGATCGGCGACGGAGAGGAGCTGACGCTTGAAATGCCTTGGACTGAGGAACGCGTAGCAGGATTTTTCAGAGTCCGACTACGAAAGTGA
- a CDS encoding glycoside hydrolase family 95 protein gives MIRKLNEIAMLSLLLCHPAIAASDLLKYDEPGQMEPLSEGLPIGNGSIGALIMGRPAEERIVLNNDTLWAGGPYDPSYPEAKEALPEIRRLLFENKHREAQALVQESFLSKPQAQMSYQAMADLMLSFPGHDQAKSYGRQLDLSEAVATVSYQIDGVTYTREHFASAPDGVVVVRLQADRPGSIDVTLHLDSLHERVRREFWPDGFRITGRNSDRHGIDGQLSWSVEASVLREGGWALPGDNYLRIRDADTVTLLIAANTSHVSWKDVSGSPMARNQAQLETANAYSYDELKERHLEDYRSLFERVSLELEGADPELGQRFTDERIATFSQDQDPEMAALYFNFARYLLISSSRPGGQPANLQGLWNDKLFAPWDSKYTININTEMNYWPAQVTQLAECVEPLASMLHDLAESGQRTAKNFYGASGWVTHHNTDLWRATGPIDGAFWGMWPTGGAWLSLFLWERFEFSGDLETLEADYPVLKGAARFFLDTLVEDPRTGYLVTAPSNSPENAHHPGVTNAAGPTMDNAILRDLFSAVVQASEELGVDEAFREEVESAAERLPPFKIGEAGQLQEWQFDWDLEAPERDHRHVSHLYALHPSNQISPVQTPELAKAARKSLELRGDEGTGWSLAWKVNFWARLLEGERAHDLLELLISPGFCYTNMFDAHPPFQIDGNFGGASGVVEMLLQSHLVEGESRVIHLLPALPEAWKEGEIRGFRTRGGFEVDMSWKQGARVSAKIESRLGGSLVVKIGDRTHRFNTDKGELIEVSEKL, from the coding sequence ATGATTCGAAAACTCAACGAAATCGCCATGCTCTCGCTGCTTCTCTGCCATCCGGCCATCGCTGCGTCGGATCTGCTCAAATACGACGAGCCAGGGCAGATGGAACCGCTCTCCGAGGGGCTGCCCATCGGCAACGGAAGTATCGGCGCCTTGATCATGGGGCGCCCGGCGGAGGAGCGTATCGTCTTGAACAACGATACGCTTTGGGCGGGAGGGCCCTACGATCCAAGCTATCCAGAGGCGAAGGAAGCCTTGCCCGAAATCCGGCGTCTGCTTTTCGAGAACAAGCATCGCGAGGCTCAGGCCCTCGTGCAGGAGTCCTTTCTCTCAAAGCCGCAGGCCCAGATGAGCTATCAAGCGATGGCGGATCTGATGTTGAGTTTCCCCGGCCATGATCAAGCGAAGTCCTACGGGCGTCAGCTCGATCTGAGCGAAGCTGTAGCTACGGTGAGCTACCAGATCGATGGGGTGACCTACACGCGCGAGCATTTCGCAAGCGCTCCCGACGGTGTCGTGGTGGTTCGCCTTCAAGCGGATAGGCCAGGGAGCATCGATGTGACGCTGCACCTCGACTCGCTGCATGAACGCGTTCGCCGGGAGTTTTGGCCGGATGGGTTTAGGATCACTGGGCGAAACAGCGATCGGCATGGGATTGACGGGCAGCTGAGCTGGTCGGTGGAAGCGTCGGTGCTACGCGAAGGCGGCTGGGCGCTGCCGGGAGATAACTACCTCCGTATTCGTGATGCAGATACGGTGACCTTGCTGATTGCCGCCAATACCAGCCATGTGAGCTGGAAGGACGTGAGTGGCAGCCCGATGGCTCGAAATCAAGCGCAGCTCGAGACGGCTAATGCTTATTCCTACGACGAACTGAAAGAGCGGCATCTTGAAGACTATCGATCCCTGTTCGAGCGCGTTTCTCTGGAACTGGAGGGCGCTGATCCGGAACTGGGCCAGCGCTTCACTGACGAGCGCATCGCAACCTTTTCGCAGGATCAGGATCCCGAGATGGCGGCCCTCTACTTCAATTTCGCCCGCTATCTGCTGATCTCCTCATCGCGTCCGGGTGGGCAACCAGCCAATCTGCAAGGGCTCTGGAACGACAAGCTTTTCGCTCCTTGGGACAGCAAGTACACCATCAACATCAATACGGAGATGAACTACTGGCCGGCCCAGGTCACGCAGCTCGCCGAATGCGTCGAGCCTCTGGCTTCCATGTTGCACGACCTGGCGGAATCCGGTCAGCGAACCGCGAAAAACTTCTATGGCGCATCCGGTTGGGTGACCCATCACAATACGGACCTTTGGCGAGCGACCGGCCCGATCGATGGGGCGTTCTGGGGCATGTGGCCCACGGGTGGCGCTTGGCTGAGTCTCTTTCTCTGGGAGCGCTTCGAGTTTAGCGGCGACCTCGAAACGCTGGAGGCGGACTACCCGGTGCTCAAAGGGGCCGCACGGTTCTTTTTGGATACGCTAGTGGAGGATCCAAGAACTGGATACTTGGTGACGGCGCCTTCGAACTCGCCGGAAAACGCCCACCATCCAGGTGTGACCAATGCAGCGGGCCCGACCATGGACAACGCCATCCTGCGCGACCTGTTTTCTGCGGTGGTCCAAGCCAGCGAAGAGCTCGGCGTAGACGAGGCGTTTCGTGAAGAAGTGGAGTCTGCGGCTGAACGCTTGCCTCCTTTCAAGATCGGTGAGGCGGGGCAGTTGCAGGAGTGGCAGTTCGACTGGGATCTAGAGGCTCCGGAAAGGGACCACCGACATGTCTCCCATCTCTACGCGCTGCACCCCAGCAATCAGATTTCTCCCGTACAGACGCCGGAGCTCGCCAAAGCCGCTCGCAAATCGCTGGAGCTGCGGGGAGATGAAGGAACGGGCTGGAGCTTGGCCTGGAAGGTGAATTTTTGGGCCCGCCTGCTCGAGGGCGAACGAGCTCACGATCTGTTGGAGCTGCTGATCAGCCCGGGATTTTGCTACACCAACATGTTCGACGCTCATCCGCCGTTTCAGATCGACGGCAATTTCGGTGGCGCAAGCGGTGTCGTTGAAATGTTGTTACAAAGTCATCTGGTTGAAGGCGAGTCTCGGGTCATTCATTTGCTGCCAGCTCTTCCTGAGGCTTGGAAGGAAGGTGAAATCCGCGGATTTAGAACGCGTGGCGGTTTCGAGGTCGATATGTCTTGGAAGCAGGGAGCTCGCGTATCCGCCAAAATCGAATCGCGATTAGGCGGCTCGTTGGTGGTGAAGATTGGGGATCGTACCCATCGTTTCAATACCGATAAGGGCGAGCTCATCGAGGTCTCAGAGAAGCTCTAA
- a CDS encoding glycoside hydrolase family 43 protein gives MATPEAVAFDWFEYSGHDKTISRVVEPGQFHNPILSGFYPDPSICRAGDDYYLVNSTFAYFPGLPIFHSKDLVNWKQVGNAIDRPSQLTYDGLEVSMGIFAPAITYHDGLFYLICTHVTREGNFVLTAEDPAGPWSDPYVLKFRGIDPSLFFDDDGRAWIVNNDDPEGEPLYEGHRAIRIQEFDLEAMQVKGPRKVLVNGGVDISTKPIWIEGPHLYKKDGWYYLSAAEGGTGPGHSQVVFRSKKVDGPYEPWDRNPILTQRGLPDKVFGAVTCTGHSDLVEGPDGKWWATFLGVRPYDGSASPMGRETFLMPVEWTEDGWPTILPVDERVPLYLDAPGGAVVETSESLPLSGSFTWRDQFDSGTLSKAWIMLRAPSEQWWSFEQGWEGSVAIAPRKATLSSKENPSYLARRVQHHEFYAETLMEVPSEEGVSAGLALFQNDRFHYFLAARRLGQKSILSLERVKDGETEVLNEVEVANTDKIALRVEGDEDLCSFEYAVKPDAWLTLAANLDARMITTAVAGGFVGATVGMHARLD, from the coding sequence ATGGCGACGCCTGAAGCGGTGGCATTTGACTGGTTCGAATACTCGGGGCACGACAAGACGATCAGTCGCGTTGTGGAGCCTGGCCAGTTTCACAATCCCATTCTATCAGGTTTCTACCCGGATCCGAGCATTTGCAGGGCGGGCGACGACTACTATCTGGTGAATTCCACCTTCGCGTATTTTCCAGGACTCCCGATCTTTCACAGCAAGGACCTGGTGAACTGGAAGCAGGTGGGGAACGCCATCGATCGACCGAGCCAGCTGACCTACGATGGGCTTGAGGTGTCTATGGGCATCTTCGCACCTGCCATAACCTATCACGACGGGCTCTTCTACTTGATCTGCACTCATGTGACCCGCGAGGGCAACTTCGTGTTGACTGCGGAGGATCCTGCGGGACCGTGGTCCGACCCGTACGTCTTGAAGTTTCGCGGTATCGATCCATCGCTCTTTTTCGACGACGATGGACGGGCTTGGATCGTGAACAACGACGATCCGGAGGGCGAGCCCTTGTACGAGGGCCATCGAGCTATCCGCATCCAGGAGTTCGATCTTGAAGCCATGCAGGTCAAGGGTCCGCGCAAGGTGCTGGTGAATGGAGGTGTAGACATTTCGACCAAACCGATTTGGATCGAAGGGCCGCACCTTTATAAGAAGGACGGCTGGTATTACCTTTCGGCAGCCGAAGGTGGCACCGGTCCAGGCCATTCGCAGGTGGTTTTCCGCAGCAAAAAAGTGGATGGTCCCTACGAGCCTTGGGACCGGAATCCGATCCTCACCCAGCGCGGTCTGCCGGACAAGGTTTTCGGAGCGGTGACTTGCACTGGCCATTCCGACTTGGTCGAGGGGCCCGACGGCAAATGGTGGGCGACCTTCTTGGGAGTCCGCCCCTACGACGGCTCCGCTTCGCCTATGGGACGTGAGACCTTTCTCATGCCTGTGGAGTGGACCGAGGACGGCTGGCCGACGATCTTGCCCGTAGACGAACGGGTGCCTCTCTATCTCGACGCTCCTGGAGGGGCGGTGGTTGAGACATCGGAATCGCTTCCGCTGTCTGGCTCGTTCACCTGGCGCGACCAATTCGACAGCGGCACGCTTTCGAAGGCTTGGATCATGCTCCGCGCGCCCTCCGAGCAATGGTGGAGCTTCGAGCAGGGCTGGGAGGGCAGCGTGGCCATCGCTCCGAGGAAGGCGACCCTGAGCAGCAAGGAAAACCCCAGCTATCTCGCTCGTCGCGTGCAGCATCACGAATTCTACGCTGAAACCTTGATGGAGGTTCCGAGCGAAGAGGGCGTATCCGCAGGGCTTGCCCTGTTTCAAAACGATCGTTTCCACTACTTCCTCGCGGCGCGGAGGCTCGGGCAGAAAAGCATCCTCAGCCTGGAGCGCGTGAAGGATGGAGAAACGGAGGTCTTGAACGAGGTCGAGGTCGCGAACACGGACAAGATCGCTCTTCGAGTGGAAGGAGACGAGGATCTGTGCTCCTTTGAATACGCGGTGAAGCCGGACGCCTGGCTTACGCTGGCGGCGAATCTGGATGCTCGAATGATAACGACTGCTGTCGCGGGTGGATTCGTCGGGGCTACGGTCGGAATGCATGCGCGGCTCGACTGA
- a CDS encoding ABC transporter ATP-binding protein, whose translation MLLEVRDLRIEFSSRHSSVEAVRGISFSLEKGQTLAIVGESGSGKSVTAMSLSRLLPAPPRCSVSGSALLDGVNLLALPEKALRSVRGRRIAYVFQEPSTSLNPYFTVGSQIEEALRFHRKDVRNVRAEAIRLLETVGIRDATRRCDDYPHQMSGGMKQRVVIAMALACKPDILVADEPTTALDVTIEAQIIDLLRSLREKEGMSIILITHNFGIVDGFADQVAVMYRGRIVESGETAKVLASPQHEYTKALIRCIPRLGVKRKRLPVVDHALIGETGNGVGHG comes from the coding sequence ATGCTGCTCGAAGTGAGAGACCTCCGAATCGAATTCAGCAGCCGCCATTCAAGCGTGGAGGCTGTTCGGGGGATTTCCTTTTCCTTGGAGAAGGGGCAAACGCTTGCTATCGTTGGCGAAAGCGGCAGCGGCAAGAGCGTGACCGCCATGTCGCTTTCCCGTTTGTTGCCGGCGCCTCCGCGCTGCTCGGTCTCGGGCTCGGCCCTATTGGATGGCGTGAATCTGCTGGCGCTGCCGGAGAAGGCGTTGCGTTCCGTGCGCGGCCGCCGCATCGCCTACGTTTTCCAGGAGCCTTCCACCTCGTTGAATCCGTATTTCACCGTTGGCAGCCAGATTGAGGAGGCCTTGAGGTTTCACCGGAAGGACGTGAGGAACGTTCGGGCGGAGGCGATTCGTCTGCTAGAGACGGTGGGCATTCGAGATGCCACCCGTCGCTGCGACGATTATCCGCACCAGATGAGCGGCGGCATGAAGCAGAGGGTGGTGATCGCCATGGCGCTGGCCTGCAAGCCGGACATTTTGGTGGCGGACGAGCCGACTACCGCCTTGGATGTAACGATCGAAGCTCAGATCATCGATCTTTTGCGTTCGCTTCGAGAGAAGGAAGGCATGTCCATTATATTGATCACCCACAATTTCGGCATCGTCGATGGTTTCGCAGACCAGGTCGCTGTGATGTATCGGGGCAGGATCGTGGAGTCCGGGGAAACAGCCAAGGTGCTGGCGTCTCCGCAGCATGAGTATACGAAAGCTTTGATCCGCTGCATCCCACGTCTCGGGGTGAAGCGGAAGCGTCTTCCAGTGGTCGATCACGCCCTGATCGGCGAGACCGGAAATGGGGTCGGTCATGGATAG